The following are encoded in a window of Polynucleobacter sp. VK25 genomic DNA:
- the cphA gene encoding cyanophycin synthetase produces the protein MEITRIRMLRGPNLWSRHTALEAIVSCDESERSIDSIPQFEIKIRERFPQLGSMRRGGHNEVLSLAHALEHAALGLQAQAGCPVTFSRTVQTVDTGVYQVVVEYTEEVVGRMAFDFGFALIQATLNDAPFDLAAALSELEALYEDVRLGPSTGSIVDAAVQRNIPYRRMTEGSMVQFGWGSKQKRIQAAETSDTSAIAEAIAQDKELTKNLLAAAGVSVPIGEVVTTADDAWRAAQKIGGPIVLKPKDGNQGKGVVANIQTEEEVRAGFVVTQAFGRETIVERYLPGADYRLLVVGNRLSAAARREPAQVVGDGTHTVAELVEMENKNPLRGDGHATALTKIRFDDIALAHLASNGLSPQHVPKTGERVLLRNNANLSTGGTATDVTDDVHPDVAASAIAAAQMIGLDIAGVDILCESIYKPLEQQGGGIVEVNAAPGLRMHLKPSYGKGRPVGEDIINMMFPPGDDGRIPVVAVTGTNGKTTTVRLISHLLNATGLRVGMTGTDGVYINHRLIDTGDCSGPKSARNVLMHPDVDAAVLETARGGMLREGLGFDRCEVAVVTNIGEGDHLGLNYITSVEDLAILKRVIVQNVAPTGAAVLNAADPMVVKMGDKCSGRVIFFAQNQHHPVIAAHRAKNKKVIYFDGTYIVASKGARVMYRFPVSEIPLTQNGVLGFQIENAMAAIGAAWALGLDAEKIARGLHGFESDANSVPGRFNQFQHKGATVIADYGHNPDAMRALTSAIEAMKPNKSHVVVSGAGDRRDEDIRDLTRILGNSFDNVILYQDACQRGREDGEVLKLLQEGLVGATKAKQVKEIHGEFKAIDTALNDLAAGDICLILIDQVEESLAYLKEQVKP, from the coding sequence TTGGAAATCACCCGCATTCGCATGTTGCGCGGCCCAAATTTATGGAGCCGCCATACCGCTTTAGAAGCCATTGTTTCTTGTGATGAGTCAGAACGCTCCATCGACTCTATTCCTCAATTTGAAATTAAGATTCGTGAACGCTTTCCTCAGTTAGGCAGTATGCGTCGCGGCGGTCACAATGAGGTGCTTTCACTGGCCCACGCCTTAGAGCATGCAGCTTTAGGTCTTCAAGCGCAAGCAGGCTGTCCCGTTACTTTTAGTCGCACTGTACAGACTGTAGATACTGGGGTTTATCAGGTTGTAGTTGAATACACCGAAGAAGTCGTTGGCCGGATGGCATTTGACTTCGGCTTTGCATTAATTCAAGCAACCCTCAACGATGCACCGTTTGATCTGGCTGCCGCCCTCTCTGAATTAGAAGCGCTTTACGAAGATGTTCGTCTTGGCCCTAGCACAGGATCCATTGTCGATGCTGCAGTTCAGCGCAATATCCCCTACCGCCGCATGACCGAAGGCAGCATGGTTCAGTTTGGTTGGGGTAGCAAGCAAAAACGAATTCAGGCTGCAGAAACTAGCGATACCAGCGCGATTGCTGAAGCCATCGCACAAGATAAAGAACTTACTAAAAACCTACTCGCTGCTGCCGGAGTATCTGTACCTATCGGTGAAGTAGTTACCACTGCTGATGATGCTTGGCGCGCCGCCCAAAAAATTGGCGGCCCCATTGTGCTTAAGCCAAAAGATGGTAATCAAGGTAAAGGGGTTGTAGCCAACATTCAAACCGAAGAAGAAGTTCGTGCTGGATTTGTTGTAACCCAAGCCTTTGGTCGTGAAACGATTGTTGAGCGCTATCTTCCTGGTGCAGACTATCGCTTGCTAGTAGTTGGCAATCGCTTATCAGCTGCTGCACGCCGAGAACCCGCACAAGTAGTTGGGGACGGCACTCACACGGTCGCCGAACTTGTAGAGATGGAGAATAAAAATCCATTGCGTGGCGATGGGCATGCGACCGCACTAACCAAAATTCGTTTTGATGATATTGCCCTAGCGCATTTAGCTAGCAACGGCCTATCACCGCAGCATGTACCCAAAACTGGCGAGCGTGTTTTATTGCGTAATAACGCCAACCTAAGTACTGGCGGTACTGCAACCGATGTGACTGACGATGTTCACCCTGATGTAGCGGCGAGCGCAATTGCTGCCGCGCAGATGATTGGTCTTGATATTGCTGGTGTCGACATCCTCTGCGAATCCATCTACAAGCCCTTAGAGCAACAAGGCGGCGGCATTGTTGAGGTGAATGCTGCACCTGGATTGCGCATGCATTTAAAGCCTTCTTACGGAAAAGGGCGTCCTGTAGGCGAAGACATCATCAATATGATGTTTCCACCCGGAGACGACGGCCGAATTCCTGTAGTTGCAGTCACAGGCACTAATGGCAAAACCACTACCGTACGCTTGATCTCTCATTTATTAAATGCAACTGGTCTGCGCGTAGGTATGACAGGCACCGATGGCGTTTACATCAATCATCGCCTCATTGATACCGGCGATTGCAGTGGGCCGAAGAGTGCCCGCAATGTGTTGATGCATCCCGATGTCGATGCTGCTGTTCTGGAAACGGCGCGTGGCGGTATGTTGCGCGAAGGCCTGGGTTTTGATCGCTGTGAAGTTGCTGTAGTCACCAATATTGGTGAGGGTGATCACCTGGGTCTCAATTACATCACTAGCGTTGAAGATTTAGCCATCCTGAAACGCGTCATTGTGCAAAACGTCGCCCCTACTGGCGCTGCAGTATTAAATGCGGCAGATCCGATGGTGGTGAAGATGGGCGATAAATGCTCTGGCCGAGTAATCTTCTTTGCTCAGAACCAACATCACCCAGTGATTGCGGCACATCGCGCTAAGAATAAAAAAGTGATTTATTTTGATGGCACTTATATCGTTGCATCTAAGGGTGCGCGCGTTATGTATCGCTTCCCCGTGAGCGAGATTCCATTGACACAAAATGGCGTCCTCGGTTTTCAAATAGAAAATGCGATGGCTGCTATTGGCGCTGCTTGGGCCCTAGGTCTTGATGCAGAAAAGATTGCTCGCGGTCTACATGGCTTTGAGAGTGATGCTAATTCAGTACCGGGGCGCTTTAATCAGTTTCAACACAAGGGCGCCACTGTGATCGCCGACTATGGACACAATCCTGATGCGATGCGCGCTCTGACAAGCGCTATTGAGGCGATGAAACCTAACAAGAGCCATGTAGTCGTTAGTGGCGCAGGTGATCGTCGTGATGAAGATATTCGCGACCTGACCCGCATCCTCGGAAATTCTTTTGATAACGTCATCCTCTATCAGGATGCCTGCCAACGTGGTCGGGAAGACGGCGAAGTATTAAAACTCTTACAAGAAGGTTTAGTTGGCGCCACTAAGGCAAAGCAAGTGAAAGAAATTCATGGCGAATTCAAGGCAATTGATACAGCCCTCAATGATCTTGCTGCTGGTGATATCTGCCTGATTCTGATCGATCAAGTGGAAGAATCACTTGCTTATCTGAAGGAACAGGTGAAGCCTTAA
- a CDS encoding class 1 fructose-bisphosphatase, whose protein sequence is MSSSTHINFKQYLASAKPAGAAIPPGLQDLLTAVVNTCSTLSHEVAQGALIGLLGSAGTGNVQGEVQQKLDIIANDLLIDGVKGCKSLAGLASEEMELPVPVQGTGDYLLLFDPLDGSSNIDVNVSIGTIFSILKKQDPNAPLQTSDFLLSGRHQAAAGYVVYGPQTTMALTLGDGVVMFTLNKDTGEFLLIKDAVKISQSTKEFAINMSNMRHWAEPVRRYVEECLAGTSGTRDKDFNMRWIASMVADVHRVLSRGGVFMYPWDQREPNKPGKLRLMYEANPMSFLVEQAGGVSINGTDLIMDLQPTDLHERVSVMLGSKEEIERIQQYHA, encoded by the coding sequence TTGTCCTCAAGTACCCATATTAATTTCAAGCAATATTTGGCATCAGCAAAGCCTGCGGGGGCTGCTATTCCTCCTGGACTGCAAGATTTGCTGACCGCAGTGGTTAATACCTGTTCAACTCTGAGTCATGAAGTGGCCCAGGGTGCTTTGATTGGTTTGTTGGGTTCCGCAGGCACCGGTAACGTACAAGGTGAGGTTCAGCAAAAACTCGACATCATTGCAAACGATTTATTGATCGATGGCGTTAAGGGCTGCAAATCACTTGCTGGCCTAGCTTCCGAAGAGATGGAGTTGCCAGTCCCCGTTCAAGGCACGGGCGATTACTTGCTCTTATTTGATCCGCTCGATGGCTCATCCAATATTGATGTGAATGTTTCGATTGGAACCATTTTTTCAATTTTGAAAAAGCAAGATCCCAATGCGCCCTTGCAGACCTCTGACTTTTTGTTGTCAGGCCGTCATCAAGCTGCTGCCGGTTATGTGGTGTATGGTCCGCAAACCACTATGGCCTTGACCTTGGGCGATGGCGTAGTAATGTTTACTTTGAATAAAGATACTGGCGAATTTTTACTCATCAAGGATGCGGTAAAAATCTCTCAGTCGACTAAAGAGTTTGCGATCAATATGTCCAATATGCGCCACTGGGCCGAACCTGTACGTCGCTATGTGGAGGAGTGCCTAGCTGGCACAAGTGGTACGCGCGATAAAGATTTCAATATGCGCTGGATCGCCTCTATGGTGGCCGATGTGCATCGAGTTTTATCTCGAGGCGGAGTGTTTATGTACCCATGGGATCAGCGCGAGCCAAATAAGCCGGGTAAGTTGCGTTTAATGTATGAAGCCAATCCGATGAGTTTCTTGGTGGAGCAGGCCGGAGGGGTCTCTATTAACGGTACAGATCTCATTATGGATTTACAGCCAACTGATTTGCATGAGCGCGTCTCAGTAATGTTAGGATCCAAAGAAGAGATTGAGCGTATTCAGCAATATCACGCCTAA